From one Streptomyces sp. SCSIO 30461 genomic stretch:
- a CDS encoding Mrp/NBP35 family ATP-binding protein, with amino-acid sequence MVTEDAVLEALATVNDPEINKPITDLGMVKSVGIGDDGAVAVTVYLTVSGCPMRETITQRVTDAVTAVEGVTRVDVSLDVMSDEQRRELAATLRGTTAEREVPFAKPGSLTRVYAVASGKGGVGKSSVTVNLAAAMAADGLKVGVVDADIYGHSVPRMLGADGRPTQVENMIMPPSANGVKVISIGMFTPGNAPVVWRGPMLHRALQQFLADVYWGDLDVLLLDLPPGTGDIAISVAQLVPNAEILVVTTPQQAAAEVAERAGSIAVQTHQKIVGVVENMSGLPCPHCDEMVDVFGTGGGQLVADGLTKTTGATVPVLGQIPIDVRLREGADEGKPVVLTDPESPAGAALRAIAGKLGGRQRGLSGMSLGITPRNKF; translated from the coding sequence ATGGTTACGGAAGACGCGGTGCTCGAAGCACTGGCGACGGTGAACGACCCCGAGATCAACAAGCCGATCACCGACCTCGGCATGGTCAAATCGGTCGGGATCGGGGACGACGGCGCGGTGGCCGTCACGGTCTACCTGACCGTCTCCGGTTGCCCGATGCGCGAGACGATCACCCAGCGTGTCACGGACGCCGTCACGGCCGTCGAGGGCGTCACCCGCGTCGATGTCTCCCTGGACGTGATGAGCGACGAGCAGCGCCGCGAGCTCGCGGCCACGCTGCGCGGCACGACCGCCGAGCGCGAGGTGCCGTTCGCCAAGCCCGGCTCGCTGACCCGGGTCTACGCGGTGGCATCCGGTAAGGGCGGTGTGGGCAAGTCGTCCGTGACCGTGAACCTCGCCGCGGCCATGGCAGCCGACGGGCTGAAGGTCGGTGTGGTGGACGCCGACATCTACGGCCACAGCGTGCCCCGGATGCTGGGCGCCGACGGCCGTCCCACCCAGGTCGAGAACATGATCATGCCGCCGTCGGCGAACGGTGTGAAGGTCATCTCGATCGGCATGTTCACCCCCGGAAACGCGCCGGTGGTCTGGCGCGGCCCGATGCTGCACCGCGCGCTCCAGCAGTTCCTGGCCGACGTGTACTGGGGCGACCTCGACGTGCTGCTGCTCGACCTGCCCCCGGGCACCGGCGACATCGCGATCTCCGTGGCCCAGCTGGTTCCGAACGCCGAGATCCTGGTCGTCACCACCCCGCAGCAGGCCGCCGCCGAGGTCGCCGAGCGGGCCGGTTCCATCGCCGTGCAGACGCATCAGAAGATCGTCGGTGTGGTCGAGAACATGTCGGGCCTGCCCTGCCCGCACTGCGACGAAATGGTCGACGTCTTCGGTACGGGCGGGGGCCAGCTGGTCGCCGACGGGCTGACGAAGACGACCGGTGCGACGGTGCCGGTGCTGGGTCAGATCCCGATCGACGTCCGGCTGCGCGAGGGCGCCGACGAGGGCAAGCCGGTGGTGCTCACCGACCCCGAGTCCCCGGCCGGTGCGGCGCTGCGGGCCATCGCCGGGAAGCTCGGCGGCCGTCAGCGCGGCCTGTCCGGCATGTCGCTGGGCATCACCCCGCGCAACAAGTTCTGA
- a CDS encoding DUF1003 domain-containing protein: MSEYGLSERGDGRDRDRERDRERQSGGQRPRTRLDVPRAPRPRMLPEYDPEAFGRLSEKIARFLGTGRFIVWMTLTIIVWVLWNIFAPDELRFDEYPFIFLTLMLSLQASYAAPLILLAQNRQDDRDRVNLEQDRAQNERSIADTEYLTREIAALRMGLGEVATRDWIRSEFEDLLRELADRPGVFPPDAPRARDEGDR; encoded by the coding sequence ATGAGTGAATACGGGCTCAGCGAGCGCGGCGACGGCAGGGACAGAGACCGGGAACGTGATCGGGAACGGCAGTCGGGTGGGCAGCGGCCACGGACCCGGCTGGACGTCCCGCGGGCCCCCCGCCCCAGGATGCTCCCCGAATACGACCCCGAGGCCTTCGGGCGGCTGTCCGAGAAGATCGCCCGCTTCCTGGGGACCGGCCGGTTCATCGTCTGGATGACCCTCACGATCATCGTCTGGGTCCTGTGGAACATCTTCGCGCCGGACGAGCTGCGCTTCGACGAGTACCCGTTCATCTTCCTGACCCTCATGCTGTCGCTCCAGGCCTCGTACGCGGCCCCGCTGATCCTGCTGGCGCAGAACCGCCAGGACGACCGCGACCGGGTCAATCTGGAGCAGGACCGGGCACAGAACGAGCGGTCGATCGCCGACACCGAGTATCTGACCAGGGAGATCGCGGCGCTGCGGATGGGGCTCGGCGAGGTGGCCACCCGCGACTGGATCCGGTCCGAGTTCGAGGACCTGCTGCGGGAGCTGGCGGACCGGCCCGGGGTATTCCCGCCGGACGCGCCTCGGGCACGTGACGAAGGCGACCGCTGA